The Kluyveromyces lactis strain NRRL Y-1140 chromosome B complete sequence genome contains a region encoding:
- the RNH1 gene encoding RNA-DNA hybrid ribonuclease (weakly similar to uniprot|Q04740 Saccharomyces cerevisiae YMR234W RNH1 Ribonuclease H1 removes RNA primers during Okazaki fragment synthesis degrades RNA attached to the 5'-end of a DNA strand) yields MGKKGYYAVANGRNVGVFDSWSECQESVNGYSNAKFKRFDTPAEARAFANSSSSSGHSFPSTSSKSYRSYSGSSSGSSYGHYGGHQQSTYNQAPYNSHSSYSNYHSKAAAAAAAPPPPPSSSSFYAVRSSDSSVPNKVFTNWADCKSYVEGRRNLSYRKFDTPSKADDFIQGRASNETIYSHLNTTASQFSQAHKITPERRSQVRVPAAPCNVYCDGSSFNNGFEGARAGYGIYFEGEDRRIARPLTNGNQTNNRAEISAVSDALSDIWDNLKEGKKLNKYVIHTDSEYVSKMLNDYANHVDPQQLQKAPNADLIVPMVQNYTKVKQFYEVNKDVVKDNGLEVKWVKGHAGVPGNEIADQLAKEGAMKRH; encoded by the coding sequence ATGGGTAAGAAAGGCTACTATGCCGTTGCAAATGGCAGAAACGTTGGTGTTTTCGATTCATGGTCTGAATGTCAAGAATCAGTAAACGGTTACTCGAACGCGAAGTTTAAACGATTCGATACGCCAGCGGAAGCTAGAGCATTTGCcaacagcagcagtagCTCAGGACACTCATTCCCATCTACATCGTCCAAATCCTACAGGTCGTATTCTGGATCCAGTTCAGGGTCCAGTTACGGGCACTACGGAGGCCATCAGCAATCTACTTACAACCAAGCACCCTACAACAGTCACAGCTCCTATAGTAATTACCACTCAaaagcagcagcagcagcgGCAGCgccaccaccaccaccttcatcttcctcattCTATGCGGTGAGAAGTAGTGACAGCTCAGTACCAAACAAAGTGTTTACCAACTGGGCCGATTGCAAAAGCTACGTCGAAGGCCGTAGAAACCTTTCCTACAGGAAATTTGACACTCCTTCTAAGGCAGACGATTTCATACAAGGACGTGCCTCTAACGAAACGATATATTCGCATCTCAATACTACGGCGTCCCAATTCTCACAAGCTCACAAAATCACACCTGAACGCCGTTCCCAAGTCCGTGTCCCAGCAGCACCATGCAACGTTTACTGCGATGGatcctctttcaacaatggaTTTGAGGGTGCAAGAGCCGGGTACGGTATATATTTCGAGGGCGAGGATAGAAGAATCGCAAGACCATTGACGAATGGTAACCAAACCAACAACAGAGCTGAAATCTCTGCTGTATCTGATGCTCTCTCTGACATTTGGGACAATTTAAAAGAGGGCAAAAAACTGAACAAATATGTGATTCATACCGACAGCGAATATGTCTCCAAAATGCTTAACGATTATGCGAACCATGTGGACCCACAACAACTACAAAAGGCCCCAAACGCAGATCTAATTGTACCAATGGTCCAAAATTACACCAAAGTTAAACAATTCTACGAAGTGAACAAAGACGTTGTCAAAGACAACGGTCTCGAAGTGAAATGGGTCAAGGGACACGCCGGTGTTCCAGGAAACGAGATTGCAGATCAACTGGCTAAAGAAGGAGCTATGAAAAGGCATTAG
- a CDS encoding uncharacterized protein (conserved hypothetical protein) yields MSFTATQEKVKSEEVGTLSARTQGVHNLSSGGIKYKHIRPQFKDKYEERRHTLEHMAAVFRAFGRRGFGEGAAGHVSVRDPVDRNTFWINPLGLHFSQMTVSALVHVDEECNILPDGNQAAINAAGFKIHSHLHKARPDVNAACHTHSTYGKAWSAFGKPLEMLNQDVCMFYKKHTVYESFGGVVLEDEEGQRLAEALGDNKAIILQNHGLLTVGETADEAGYLFTLMEKCCQVQLLIESAVRSGLEKKLIGDEEADFTYFNTSDPETLYTEFQVDYDLEMELTNGAFLK; encoded by the coding sequence ATGTCTTTCACAGCTACTCAGGAAAAGGTTAAGAGCGAAGAAGTTGGCACCTTGAGTGCACGCACTCAAGGTGTTCACAACCTTTCATCTGGTGGAATCAAGTACAAGCATATCAGACCACAGTTCAAGGACAAATACGAGGAGCGTAGACATACTTTGGAGCATATGGCTGCTGTGTTTAGAGCTTTCGGTAGACGTGGTTTTGGTGAGGGTGCTGCTGGTCACGTGTCTGTAAGAGATCCAGTAGACAGAAACACGTTCTGGATCAATCCTTTGGGTTTACACTTCTCTCAGATGACAGTGTCAGCTCTAGTGCATGTCGATGAGGAATGTAACATTTTACCTGATGGGAACCAGGCTGCTATCAATGCTGCAGGTTTCAAGATCCACTCTCATTTACACAAGGCAAGGCCAGATGTTAATGCTGCTTGTCATACCCATTCCACGTATGGTAAGGCATGGTCTGCGTTTGGTAAACCATTAGAAATGTTAAACCAGGATGTTTGCATGTTTTACAAGAAGCATACTGTGTACGAGTCGTTTGGTGGTGTGGTATTGGAAGATGAGGAGGGACAAAGACTGGCTGAAGCATTGGGTGATAACAAAGCAATCATCTTACAAAACCATGGGCTTTTGACCGTTGGAGAGACGGCGGATGAGGCAGGCTATTTATTTACCTTGATGGAGAAATGTTGCCAAGTTCAGTTGCTCATCGAATCGGCAGTCAGATCTggtcttgaaaagaaattgattggAGATGAGGAGGCTGATTTCACATATTTCAACACTTCGGACCCAGAAACATTATACACAGAGTTCCAAGTCGATTACGATCTCGAAATGGAGCTAACCAACGGGGCATTCCTCAAATAG